The Clostridium beijerinckii genomic sequence AATGGATAGCATTGTTCTGCATATTTTGCTTAATGTCTGGAATTCCAGTAAGAACAAATTCCGAAGAAAATAAAGATAAAAGGATAATATTGATAGATCCTGGTCATGGAGGAATTGATGGGGGAGCAAAATCAAAGAGTGGAACTATAGAGAAGGATATAAATTTATCTATATCCTTAAAGTTAAAACAGGAGCTGGAGGATGCTGGATATGCTGTGTATATGACAAGAGAAGGAGATTCTCAATTGGATGCGAAGAAAGTTAAAGATCTCAATGCCAGATGTCAAATGAAGAAAGATGTTAAATGTGATACATTTATATCTATACATCAGAATATGTTTCCACAGTCCAGTTGCTTTGGGTCTCAAGTTTGGTATTCATCGAATGAGATCAGCAAGTCTTTAGCAGAAAATATTCAAGCATCACTCAAAGAAACAATAAATGACAATAATAAGAGAGTTCCCAAGGCAGCAAAGGAACAATATAGAATACTTAGAGATGGATATGAGGGTGCATGTGTTCTCGTAGAATGTGGCTTTTTATCTAATTATGAGGAAGAGCAAAAACTAAAAAGTGATGAACATCAGGACAAAATAGCAAAAGGAATAACAGCTGGTATCAATAAATATTTTGAAAGTAAAGATAGCTAGTTATTTAATTTCATAAAAATGGGACCAACTTTTATGCTGTTTTTTGGATAGTCATAAGAGTGGTATAATTTGTCTACTAATAAAAAAAGATTATACAATAACAAACAGGTTAAAAGAACAATTAAAAAGTAAATTAGTATAGTAAGGAATTTATCTAAATTTTTAGGGTTCATAAATTAACCTCTCAAATATATAAAATAATTATATATGTTGCAATTGAATTCTTGCATTTTTAAAATTCAATACTTGGCTTACAAGTATTTTAAATGTAAGCCAGTTATTGCAACATATATATATAATTATAGTAGTAATGAACTATAATTATGAGCGATAAATTTAAAAATAGAGAAAGTATTTAGTAATATTAAGCAGGAAAATACTAAAAATCATCATAGAGAATGCTCCGTTTATGATTATGATGTACAGTATATACCGCAATTGCTTGTATGGAGGTCTGAGAATTATTGGATCAAATAAAATTTATTTGGGGTTGTAAATAGTAAGAAATACTTTTAAACTTATATGTAGTAATAAGTATAAATGTATAGTTTATAAGCGATAATAAAGGAGCTGTAAGAATGAGAGAAATAAATGTTGAACTTATAACAGAAGCTATTAAAAATTTATCAATTGAAGCTAATTATTTCTTAGGATCAGATATTAATGATGCATTATTAAATGCTAAGAAAGAAGAACCATGGAAATTAGCATCAGATGTTTTAGATAAGATATTAATAAATTCAGAAATTGCAAGAAATGAAAAAATGCCTATGTGCCAAGATACGGGAATGGCATGTGTATTTATTGAAATAGGACAAGATGTTCATTTAGTTGGTGGAAGGATTGAAGATGCTATTAATGAAGGAGTACGTAGGGGATATGAGGAAGGATTTCTAAGAAAATCGGTAGTAAAAGATCCGATAAGAAGAGTTAATACAAAGGACAACACTCCAGCTATAATATATTATGACATAGTGGATGGTGATAAGGTTAAGATCATATTAGCACCAAAGGGATTTGGTTCTGAAAATATGAGTAAAATAGGTATGTTAAAGCCATCAGATGGACTGGATGGAGTGAAGAAGTTCATAATAGATACAGTTAAAGCGGCAGGACCTAACCCATGTCCTCCTATGGTAATAGGTGTTGGAATTGGAGGGACTTTTGATAAGGCAGCATACTTAGCTAAGAAAGCATTATTAAGACCCATCGATATAAGGAATGAAGATGAATTTTATAAGGAATTAGAATTGGAACTATTACAAGAAGTAAATAAATTGGGAATTGGACCACAAGGCTTCGGAGGTAAAACAACTGCATTAGGGTTAAATATAGAGACTTATTCAACGCATATTGCGGGGTTACCTGTTGCGGTAAATATAAATTGTCATGCTACCAGACATAAAGAGGTAATACTATAAAAACTATGATTTAAATAAGATATATATAAGTTCTAAATAACATAGCTAATTCTTTATGAACTATCTAACTTTCATTATTTGACTGCTTAAGATGAAGCTTTGATGAATTAAATTTTTTAGAGTCATATATTTTATTAAAAGTCTAATTGGTAAGAATGCATTAGAAATAAAAATTGAAATTATATGTATGATTGGAGAAAAGGTATGGAAATTAAATTAGAGACACCTCTTAATGAAGAAAAGATAAGACAATTAAAAGCAGGAGATAGTATTTTGTTAAGTGGGATAATATATTCTGCTAGAGATGCCGCACATAAAAGATTGATAGAATTGCTTTATGAAGGGAAGGAACTGCCTTTTAATATAAAAGATCAGGTTATATACTATGTTGGACCATCACCAGCTAAGCCAGGTACTGTTATAGGATCTGCTGGTCCAACAACTAGCTACAGAATGGATGCTTATGCACCTAAATTAATGGACATTGGACTAAAAGGAATGATAGGTAAAGGTGCAAGAAACGGTGAAGTAATTAGTTCAATCAAAAGCAATGAGGCAGTATACTTTGGAGCAATTGGAGGGGCGGCCGCATTAATAGGAAAAAGTATTATTAAGTCTGAAATAATCGCTTATGAAGATTTAGGTGCTGAAGCTATAAGAAAAATGGAGGTTAAGGATATGCCTCTAGTTGTTATTATAGATGCTCAAGGAAATAACTTGTATGAAATTGGTCAAAGAGAATATTTAGATTCGGTAAAATAAAATGAAGTTATATATTAAGCCGTATTAAAAGGAGAAATATATGAGCAGAATTAAGTTACCAGGAAAAGAGAAAAATAAAAGAATACTATTATTTGTGCTAGTGCTAATAGCATTGGGAATAATATCTCATGAATTTATAGAAAATGGAAATGGAAAGGATAAGAAATATAAAGAAGAAAAAGAAATAATAATGCCTGAGGGAACGCAACAATCAGATAATAATGTAGCCAATAAAGAACTAGAAAGTATAGATATGAAGGATGATTCTAAAAAGGCTGTTAATGATAAAACAAATGAAAAGTCTAGTTATTCGGAAAGGGAAAATGAATTATACGACGAAGCATATAATTTATTTTTTTCACATAAGTACACTGAGTCAATTAGCAAAGCAGATTTGCTTATAAATGAATTTCCAAGTAATGCAATGGGATATAATATAAGAGGAATTGCGAAGTCTTATAATGGAGATTTCAATAGTGGTATAGATGATATAGATAAGGCATTAAGTATTGATAACAATTATGGATATGCAAGGTTTAATAAAGCACTTACATATGAATTATATGGAAGAATGGATGATGCACTTGAATGGTATAATAAGGCTTTAGATGTTGAAGATTATGAATGGAGTTATTATGGTATAGCATCTATTTATGGAAGAAGAGGAGACATAAAAAATACAATGCTGTATTTGAATAAAGCAATACAAATAGATGCATCAATAAAGGAAATAGCAAAAGAAGAACATGATTTTGATCCAGTCAAAAATTCAGAAGAATTTAAAAAAGCAGTGTATAATTAATATTTAGAAGATAAGTTCATTGTAAAACAATATTATGTGAGACGTGAACTTTAGGAGGAATTTGTATGTTCAATGTATTAGTAGTTGATGACGAAAAGGAAATACGAGATGCAATTGAAATATATTTAAGAGGCGAAAATTTAAAAGTATTTAAGGCTGAGGATGGATTGGAAGCTTTAGATATTCTTGAAAAAGAAAAAATACATTTAATTATACTAGATATAATGATGCCTAGATTTGATGGGATACGTACTTGTTTAAAGATAAGAGAAAGTCAAAACTTACCTATAATAATGTTATCTGCAAAAGGCGAAGATTCAGATAAAATATTAGGATTAAATGTAGGGGCGGATGATTATATAACTAAACCATTTAACCACTTAGAATTGGTAGCAAGAGTTAAATCTCAATTAAGAAGGTATGAGAAACCTCTAAATGTAGAAGAGGGTAAGGATATAATTAAAGTTAAAGATTTAGTAATAGATACCGTTGCAAAAAAGATTACTTTGCGAGGGGAAGATGTTAAGGTAACAGCTACAGAATACAAAATATTATATTTGCTAGCATCAAACTTAGGAAAAGTATTTTCTATTAAAGAGATATACGAAAACGTGTGGGAAGAGATATTTTACAAAAGTGAAAATACAGTAACCGTACATATTAGGAGAATAAGAGAAAAAATTGAAATAAACACAAAAGAGCCTGAATATATCAAGGTGGTGTGGGGGATTGGATACAAGATTGAAAAGGAAGATTAAGCTATATTTTAGTAGCATCTATTTAGTAGATATAATAATCGTAGCATTGATAACATTATTTTTACTTTCAGCATTGGGTGATTATATACAGATCAATAGGTCGCAACACAGCTTAGCAGTTAATAGAATTAAAAGTGATTTAAGAGGACTAATTTTCTTAGCTGCCATATATGTGGCGTTTATTACAAAGATTATTTTCATATTGAAAAAGAATCAAAATTCACCTAGAATACAATCTGATTTTGTTAATAATGTGATTTTTGTAATTAAAAATGGATTTCATTATAAAGAAACAAGGAGCAAATTAATAATATCCATTGCATTAGCATTGATATTGTTAATTGCATATTTATATTTTCTTGCTACTGGAGGATATGAAAATAATATATTTGTGAAGTTTTTTCAAACGTATCCGTTTAAAGGAAGTGTATTTGTTATTATAATATTATTTTTCACTATGATGTATGCATTAAAGAAGACTCTAGACATAATAGTCGTAAATGATGCACTCAGAAGAGTTAGTGAAGGAAATTTGCAAGATGATATTAAATTGGATGGATCGCCTGCGATAAAAGAACTTGCAAAAAATATTAACTTAATAAAAGCGGGATATAAGGAAATATTAGAAGATGGTGTCCACAATGAGAAACTGAAAACAGAATTAATATCGAATGTATCGCATGACTTAAAGACGCCTTTAACATCAATTATAAATTATGTTAACATACTAAAGAATAGTGATATAACGGAGGAAGAAAGAGAAGAATACTTGTTAATATTAGAGAGAAAGTCGCTAAAATTAAAAGTATTAATTGAAGATTTATTTGAAATGTCAAAAATCAATAGTGGGAAAATTAAGTTAAATAGAGAGTTAATAGACATACTATCATTAATACATCAAGGTATAGGTGAATACAGTACTTTATATGAGGAAAAAAATATTTCCTTTAAAGTAACAAGTGAAGAAGATGCTGTATATATGGAACTTGATGGAAAGATGATGTCAAGAGCCTTAGAAAATATAATAATTAATGCACTAAAGTATTCAATGAGCAATACTAGGGTTTATATTAATGTAAAAATAGATGGTGATTATGTTAATGTCGGCGTGAAAAATATTGCTAATTACGAAATGGATTTTAATGAAGACGAAATGTTTGAAAGATTTGCAAGAGGAGATAAGTCTAGAAATTCGAAAGTAGAAGGTTCGGGATTAGGTCTAGCAATCACAAAGAGTATAGTTGAACTTCATGGTGGAGAAGTTAAAATAAAAAAAGAAGGAGATATGTTTAAAATTTATCTTATGCTTCCAATAAATAAGGGATAAAAAATATTAATAAATAAATTTTATCAATTAGGTAGTTAATCTATAGAAAACTAAAGATTAGCTACTTTTTTCATATATATCTATAAATTTTAAGGTTTTACAATTATGATGCTAACAATTATAATATACGATATGTTGTATAGAAAAATTAAATTACATACAAAAAACACAATATGTAGTAGGGAGAGATAATTGAATGTCGCTTTTGAGTGAATTATGCAAAGATGCTATTAATGCAATTAAAGATAATGAGGGGCTTTATACAGAAGATAAACTATTAGATGCTTTAAATCCAATTATAAGAAAAGATATGAATAAAAGAGAAATAAGAAATTCATTGATACAAGTAGCTCTGGAATTAACTACAGATATGGAGCCTAATTGGCAATATGTAGCAGCTAGGGCGTATACATATGAACTTTATGATAGAGTTAGAAGTTCTAGAAACTTAGAGGATGATAAGAATTTATACCAGGATTATTACGAATTTATTGAATCTCTAACTGAAAGAGGTCTTTATGGAGAATATATTTTAAAGAATTACTCAAGAGATGATATTTTAGAACTGGAGAAGGATATAAAGCCAGAAAGGGATTTTCTATTTAATTATAGTGGAATTAATCTTTTAGCAAGTAGATACTTAGTTCAAGATTATAATAGAAGCCCTATAGAACTTCCTCAGCAAATGTTTATGGGAATAGCTATGCATCTTGCAATTCCAGAGAAAGAGGAAAATAGAGTATATTGGGCAAAGAGATTTTATGATGTACTTAGTTCGTTAAAAGCCACTATGGCAACTCCGACAATGTCTAATGCACGAAAGCCATTTTATCAATTAAGTTCATGCTTTATAGATTCAGTGGAAGATAGTTTAGAGGGAATCTATAAATCCCTTGATAATTTCGCTAAAGTATCTAAATTTGGCGGTGGAATGGGTATATATATGGGGAAAATTAGAGCATTAGGTTCACCAATAAGAGGATTTAAGGGAGCATCTGGAGGGGTAATACCGTGGGTTAAATTATTTAATGATACAGCAATAGCTGTAGATCAGTTAGGTGTGAGAAATGGCTCGGTAGCAATATGGTTAGATGCATGGCATAAGGATATTCCTGAGTTTCTTCAAATAAGGACTAATAATGGGGATGATAGGAAAAAGGCACATGACGTATTTCCAGGTATATGTTATCCAGACCTATTTTGGAGGCTTGCTGAAAATGATATAGATGCTAATTGGTATATGATGTGTCCACATGAGATTAAGAACATTAAAGGATATGCATTAGAAGACTTTTATGGAGAGCAATGGGAAGAAAAGTATTATGAATGTGTAAGCGATGAGCGAATAGAGAAAAGAGTAATGTCAGTAAAAGATTTAGTGAGATTAATCATAAAGAGTGCAGTTGAAACAGGAGCACCATTCGCATTTTATAGAGATATGACAAATAAAATGAATCCTAATAAGCATAACGGAATGATATATTCATCAAATTTATGTACTGAAATTATGCAGAATATGAGTCCGATGAAGATACAAAAAAGTCAAATTCTTAGTGATAAAGATGAATATGCTGTGGTTGAGAAAATAATACCAGGAGATTTTGTTGTATGTAATCTTTCATCAGTAGTACTTGGAAATATAGATGTATGTAATGATAAAGAAGTAGAATATGTTGTTGAAACTCAGATTAGAGCAATGGATAATGTAATTGACTTAAACTATTATTCAGTTCCTTTTGCTGAGATTACGAACAAAAAGTATAGGGCAATAGGTCTTGGAACTAGTGGATATCATCATATGCTTGTTAACAATAAGATACATTGGACGGAAGAAGAACATAAAAGTTTTGTGGATAAAATTTATGAGAAGATAAACTACTATGCTGTAAAAGCCAGTATGAACATATCAAAAGAAAAAGGATGCTATGAATTGTTTAAGGGATCTGATTGGGATACTGGAGAGTATTTCAGATTAAGAAACTACAATAGCTCTAAATGGAATGAACTAAAGGAGCTAGTTCATGAATTTGGAACTAGAAATGGATATTTAATTGCAGTAGCACCAAATGGTTCGACGGCAACAATTGCAGGAACAACAGAAGGAATTGATCCTATTATGGCGAGATTCTATTTAGAAGAAAAAAAGGGAAGTATAATTCCTAAGACTGCACCAAATCTTTCAGAAGATAATTATTGGTATTATAATTCGGCTTATAATATAGAACAAATGTGGTGTGTTAAAATGAATGGAATACGTCAAAGGCATATAGATCAAGGTCAATCCTTTAATCTTTATATAACGAGTAGCTATACAATGAGGCAAATAATGAACTTATATATAGAAGCATGTAAATGTGGTGTTAAATCTATATATTATGTCAGATCAAAATCATTAGAAGTGACAGAATGTGAAACTTGTTCAGCGTAAGTGTACTTTATAATCTACGTATCAATACTTAGTATTAGGGGTTATACATAGTGAGATTGATAAACGAGAACTCAAATTTTATATTTGAGTTCTCAAGTTAATTTAGTTCTTTGATACTAATTGGTTATTTGAACTTATGAAAACTAAAATATATGAATAATTATGATATATTTTAGATATAAAATGTTTAGAATTAATTGCTATATAACTAACACATGTTAGCTATATAATGCTTAGAGAATAGGAGTGCAGATATGACTATAAATAAAAAACCTCTTTTTAATGAATTGGGAGATAGAGAAATCAGTAAAAAGAGAATTATAAACGGTAATACTACAAACTTAAATGATTTTAATAATATGAAATATAGCTGGGTTTCAGACTGGTATAGGCAAGGAATGAATAATTTCTGGATACCGGAGGAAGTAAATCTTTCACAAGATTTAAAGGATTATCAAAACCTATTAGAAGAAGAAAGAATTGCATATGATAAGATATTGTCATTTTTAATATTTCTAGATTCTATACAAACAGCAAACTTAAGTAATATAAATAATTATATTACAGCAAGTGAGATAAATCTGTGTTTAACAATTCAAAGTTTTCAAGAAGCAGTACATTCGCAAAGCTATAGCTACATGCTTGATAGCATATGTTCTCCTGAAAAAAGGAACGAAATATTATATCAATGGAAAGATGATGAGATACTCTTGAAAAGAAATAAATTCATAGGAGACTTATACAATGAATTTATAGAGAATCCAACGGAATACAATTTATTAAGAACACTTATGGCTAATTACATATTAGAAGGTATATATTTTTATTCTGGATTTATGTTCTTCTATAACCTGGAGAGAAATGGTAAGATGCCAGGATCTGCACAAGAAATTAGGTATATAAATAGGGATGAAAATACTCATCTGTGGCTTTTTAGAAATATTATAAAAGAGCTACAAAATGAAAATCCGGAGCTATTTACTGAAGAAGTAAAAAATGAATTAAGAAATATGATGAAGATTGGTGTAGAACAAGAAATTTTATGGGGACATTATGTTATAGGAGATAAGATACAAGGGATAAATAAGCAATTAATTGAAAATTATATAAAATATTTAGGAAATAAAAGATTGAAAGAAATAAATTTATCTCCATTATTCAAAGAACAAGATAAGAACCCAGCTTCATGGGTAGATACTCTATCAAATGCAAATTCTGTTAAAACTGATTTCTTCGAAGCAAGATCTACTGCGTATGCAAAAGTGACAACTTTGATTGATGATTTATAAATAGATTTATAAAATATAAAAATAATAGGAAATAGATGGTAATAGATAAATGGAGAGATACTTTTTTTAGTAAAAATCATAAAAAACGATTAAATTTAAGTTAATTTTTTTGTGAATTATGTTATAATAGAAAAGGTTTATACTTAAAATAAAACTTGCAAATACACGAATTAATGTAAGAAATACTTACTTAATAAATGAAATTTACAATCAAGGAGGAGTTCCATATTATGAAAAAAGGTATTGCTGCTTCTAAAGGATATGCAATAGGAAAAGTATTTTTACAAGAGCATGAGGAAATCATTATAAATGACAGTAAAATTGCAGATATAGATGCAGAAAAAGCAAAAATGCAAAAAGCATTGGATGATTCTAAAGTACAATTAGAAGCTATTAAAGATAAGGCAGAAAAAGAAATGGGTGCAGAGAAGGCAGCTGTATTTGAAGCACACATTACATTATTAGATGACCCAGAATTTACTGGAGCAATGATGATGGAAATTGAAAACAATAGTATAAATGGATTAAAGGCTATTGAGAGTGTTGCTAATACTTTTGTTGCTATATTTGAATCTATGGATAATGAATATATGAGAGAAAGAGCTGCTGATATTAAAGATGTATCTAAGAGAATATTATCAAATTTTGCAGGTAAGGGCGGAGATTCTTTTGCAATTACTGAAGAAAATACAGTAGTTGTAGCTCACGATTTAACTCCATCTGATACAGCAGGATTAGATAGAACTAAGGTTGTTGGATTTATAACTAATATAGGTGGAAGAACTTCACATGCAGCTATAATGGCTAGAACTTTAGAGATTCCAGCAGTACTTGGATTAGGTGATATAACTACAGCTGTTAAAACAGGGGATGCAGTTATAGTTGATGGAATAACAGGAGATGTTATTATAAATCCATCAGAAGAAGTTTTAGCAGAATATAGAGAGAAAAAAGCAAAATTCCAAGCAGAACAAGAAGAATTAAAGAAATTAATAGATGTTAAAACAACTACTAAATCAGGTAGAAGAATAGAAGTTTGCGGAAACATTGGTAAACCAGAAGATGTACTAGGTGTTTTAGCAAATGGTGGAGACGGTGTTGGATTATTCAGAACAGAGTTTCTATACATGGATAGAGATAGTGCTCCAACAGAGGACGAACAATATGAATCATATAAATTTGTTCTTGAAAAAATGGAAGGTAAGCAAGTTGTTATAAGAACTTTAGATATCGGAGGAGATAAAACGCTTCCATATTTACCATTACCAGAAGAAATGAATCCATTCTTAGGATATAGAGCAATAAGACTTTGTTTAGATAGAAAAGATATATTTAAAGTTCAGTTAAGAGCATTGCTTAGAGCTTCTATATATGGAAATCTTGCAGTTATGTTCCCAATGATTTCTGGATTAGAAGAATTTGAGCAAGAAAAAGAAGTTGTTGAAGAATGTAAAGCAGAATTAAAAGCTGAAGGAAAAGAATATTCAGAAAAAATCCAATGGGGCATAATGGTTGAAATTCCAGCAGCAGCAGTTTATGCAGATGAATTAGCTAAACATGTTGATTTCTTCTCAATAGGAACTAATGACTTAATTCAATACACATTAGCAGCTGATAGAATGAGCGAAAAAGTTTCATATCTTTATAATCCAATGCATCCAGCAGTATTAAGATTAATAAAGATGACTATTGATGGAGCTCATAAACACGGTAAATGGGTTGGAATGTGTGGAGAAATGGCTGGAGATGAAGCAGCTATCCCAACATTAGTTGAATATGGATTAGATGAATTCTCAATGAGTGCTACATCAATCTTAAATGCTAAAAAGATAATGTTAGAACAAGAATAATATATCGTTTATATAATTAAGGCTATCTCAAAATTTAAAATGGTTCCTATGTCAAGGACATTTTGAAAAAGGCTAGGCAGCTATGAGCTGGTTTCTGTATTGTACAGGAGCCAGCTTTTTAAGTCCCCACTGATATCTATAATTATTATAATACTCCATATAGTTATCAATTGAAGCTTCTAATTCTTCAAATGTTGAACAACTTTTTAAGTCAATTTCATCTTTCATATGACCAAAAAATGATTTCTGCGGGGCATTATCCCAACAATTTCCGCGCCTAGACATAGACTGACCAATTTTATATTTTTTAAGAAGTTTTTGAAATCTAGGACTAGTATAATGAACTCCTTGATCCGAATGAATAAAGGCATCTTTATTTAGTAAATTTTTGTGATTTTTCATCAACTTTTTAATAGTTTCGGTAGCTATATCTAATGTAAGGCTATTGGAAAGCTGATATGAAAGAATTTCATTTGTTGAAGCATCTTTAATAGTTGACAAATAAGCCCTATTGGATGCTCCATATGTTAAATAAGTTATATCTGTTAATAAAACTTTTCCGACCAAATCTTGCTTGAATTCTCTATTTAAAATATTAGGTACAACAGTATGCTCATGAGTAGCTTTCATCATTCTACGATAAGGGTTAGCTTTTCTAATTGGGCACTCAATATTATATTTTCTCATGATTCGTTGTATACATTTTCGATTTATTATAAGATTAAATTCATTCTCTAACACCATTTTTATAGAACGAGAACCTTTCTTGTAGCCCCTATGATTAAATGCTTTAAGAATGATATCCTTCAATTCTAAATCCTTTTCTTCTCTACGATTACGTTTGCCTGTTGATTTTAAATAATTATAATAGCCTGATCTAGATACTAAAGCTACTTCGCATAAATGTGAAACCATATTTTTATAGTTATATGTCAAAATTATATGTTGTATTATTACAAAGATTGATGATGCACTTAGTTTACTATTTTTCACCTGCCTTTCTTGCAGCTCGATTTTTTTTAATAGTTCTGCCTCAGCTTTCCAATAAGCAATT encodes the following:
- the ptsP gene encoding phosphoenolpyruvate--protein phosphotransferase yields the protein MKKGIAASKGYAIGKVFLQEHEEIIINDSKIADIDAEKAKMQKALDDSKVQLEAIKDKAEKEMGAEKAAVFEAHITLLDDPEFTGAMMMEIENNSINGLKAIESVANTFVAIFESMDNEYMRERAADIKDVSKRILSNFAGKGGDSFAITEENTVVVAHDLTPSDTAGLDRTKVVGFITNIGGRTSHAAIMARTLEIPAVLGLGDITTAVKTGDAVIVDGITGDVIINPSEEVLAEYREKKAKFQAEQEELKKLIDVKTTTKSGRRIEVCGNIGKPEDVLGVLANGGDGVGLFRTEFLYMDRDSAPTEDEQYESYKFVLEKMEGKQVVIRTLDIGGDKTLPYLPLPEEMNPFLGYRAIRLCLDRKDIFKVQLRALLRASIYGNLAVMFPMISGLEEFEQEKEVVEECKAELKAEGKEYSEKIQWGIMVEIPAAAVYADELAKHVDFFSIGTNDLIQYTLAADRMSEKVSYLYNPMHPAVLRLIKMTIDGAHKHGKWVGMCGEMAGDEAAIPTLVEYGLDEFSMSATSILNAKKIMLEQE
- a CDS encoding IS3 family transposase — translated: MSKKLFSDEEIKSLSKNRYVKSVSKRGITYTDEFKILFIAERSKGKLPIHIFQDAEFDIDVIGNNRIWCASKRWRNAYNESGELGLRDSRKLNSGRPLKRELTVEEIIAKKDAEIAYWKAEAELLKKIELQERQVKNSKLSASSIFVIIQHIILTYNYKNMVSHLCEVALVSRSGYYNYLKSTGKRNRREEKDLELKDIILKAFNHRGYKKGSRSIKMVLENEFNLIINRKCIQRIMRKYNIECPIRKANPYRRMMKATHEHTVVPNILNREFKQDLVGKVLLTDITYLTYGASNRAYLSTIKDASTNEILSYQLSNSLTLDIATETIKKLMKNHKNLLNKDAFIHSDQGVHYTSPRFQKLLKKYKIGQSMSRRGNCWDNAPQKSFFGHMKDEIDLKSCSTFEELEASIDNYMEYYNNYRYQWGLKKLAPVQYRNQLIAA